The DNA region GGAACATTAGTAGAACAAATAAGAGCGGCTGGTGCAGGTCTAGGTGGGTTTTTAACACCTACAGGGGTAGGAACTCTAGTTGAAGAAGGCAAACAGAAAATGGAGATAGACGGAAAAACATATTTGTTGGAACTACCGCTAAAAGCAGATATAGCGATAATTTTTGGTAACAAGGTAGATAAAAAAGGAAATGTATACTATGAAGGAGCTGCTGGAAACTTTAATATAGTAATGTCCATGGCGGCGGATACAGTTATTATTGAAGGAGAAACAATTGTAGATGTTGGACAAATAGCACCACAGGAAGTAGTTATACCTAGCATATTTATAGATTATATAGTTAGGGGTGAAAAATAATGGATCGAAATAAAATAAAAGAATTTATTGCAAAGAGAGTAGCAAAGGAGCTTAAAGATGGTGATGTAGTTAACTTAGGAATAGGACTTCCTACAATGGTAGCTAACTATATAGATAATGATGTAGATATTATACTACAATCCGAAAATGGATTTGTAGGTTTAGGTCCTGCACCAGAAGTAGGTAAAGAAAACCCATATATAGTTAATGCCGGTTGTCAACCTGTAACAATTAAAGAAGGTGGAGCATTTTTTGATAGTACAATGTCTTTTTCTATTATTAGAGGTGGACATGTG from Alkaliphilus flagellatus includes:
- a CDS encoding CoA transferase subunit A translates to MSKIVSIEEAISHIKDGMTIMVGGFLGSGSPHKIIDALVKKEVKDLTLICNDTAFPNLGVGKMVVGKQFKKVIVSHIGTNQETGRQMNAGETEVVLVPQGTLVEQIRAAGAGLGGFLTPTGVGTLVEEGKQKMEIDGKTYLLELPLKADIAIIFGNKVDKKGNVYYEGAAGNFNIVMSMAADTVIIEGETIVDVGQIAPQEVVIPSIFIDYIVRGEK